CGTACTGTGAGCTTCCGGCTTGACCGGGTCCTGTCTGGTTTCCTGTGCATACCGGAAACTGTCCATCTCTTGTCCGGTTTCTTGCACATGTGGCTGGGATATGTCTCTGCAACAGTCTTGTCTCTTTAACCTGTTTACTATCTTTTTCCTGTGGCGGTAGATGGTGCACATCAAGATCGAGATGGCGATGAGGGACAGCAACACACATATGACTATTATTAGAACTTGAGGCTTTTCCGCTGGGTATGTCGGCTTCTCAGATGTCGTGGGTGATGTAGTCTGCATATAGTCTGGTGAAATTGAACGTAAATAAATAATGCTGAGAACAGTCAGTGAAAGCCGATGACTATAAGAATAGTAGTTTATGGAACTATAAATAAGCCCCTTGAAAATATACCCTAACATGTGCCACTGTCTATATAAAGAGTATTTAGTGTGCTTACATAGCGCATTTCTTATCACAAAGGGCATGCAGTCTCATACACATGtccatgcatgcatacatcTACACATAAGCAGGCGGGCACGCACGGagacacacagtatgtacagagtcatgcaaaaagtattcggacacttgacctAATTTCCAAAGACTTACATGTCAATTTAGTCTCGcagaaataattttttttcttgaatTTAATTTTAGTACGACATACGGCAAATTTTGTACATTGGTGAGAAATCATCTTACCTACAATCACATGATTTCTCTTTAATATTCCGTTGCTTATTTACCGAATAACAACGACTTAATCAACATATGTATACTGCCGTGAACGCCTTTAACACGGCGACCTATGGGATTGTGCATTGTGAAGCCACGAGTAAGGTGATAAATGTGATGCCATTAGTTATTTAGTGTAagaattgaactgaaattatgtgcgcAGAACAGACATGATTTTAAACGTGACtgtcaaatttgaaaaagaTCCATCCTAAACTTATTCATGAAATTATCTTtactacactgaaataacatgtacgTCTATGGAAATGACGTCAGGTGTCCAGATACTTTTTACAAGACTctgtacatacatacgtacatacacacacacacacacacacacacacacacacacacacacacacacatacataggaATAAACTATTTTGTGTGAGATAGGGGTTATGGTATAAGTCGTGAAAATGCACGGCGTTCTCAATTTCTGTATAGTTAAAGAATAccattgttttcaaaaatatggGTTCTCATGAAAGGAAGTCGTGACGAGGAAGTTTAATGAACGTTACAAAAACATTGTGTCTACAAGGTCCTGCTTACTACCGCATAGCTATACAGTCCTCAGTTGCTGACGACAGGCACACTTCACAGGGGGTGTTGTGGTTGGTGTGTCAGTTTATAAATATCCTTTAAGCAGTGAGCAAGTCACGATCAGCCTTTGTGTTGTTTCTATTGACTTTAACCCGTCCAACTAACGCCCACGTTACTCGCTCGTCTCTTGCACAACCTGGGTGCAATCAGGGTTATAGCGATTAGTTAACATGAAATTAAAAGGATTCGTGGTACAAGGTAAAGGAAGGCCAAGG
The nucleotide sequence above comes from Haliotis asinina isolate JCU_RB_2024 chromosome 5, JCU_Hal_asi_v2, whole genome shotgun sequence. Encoded proteins:
- the LOC137284301 gene encoding uncharacterized protein, with the translated sequence MVERGCGRHMYYDKPTRSCTHCSILCDDMDIQDTRDQCLKYCFDYMQTTSPTTSEKPTYPAEKPQVLIIVICVLLSLIAISILMCTIYRHRKKIVNRLKRQDCCRDISQPHVQETGQEMDSFRYAQETRQDPVKPEAHSLLPSLHDAFPEMPQPR